The Candidatus Schekmanbacteria bacterium DNA window TTGTTGACGTTCTCCTCGATGCTGCAACCTCAGGTGTAAATGTCGTGGAAAGGGAGGGGATATCATTCTCCCATCCTTCAAAATTCATACTCGTAGGAACAATGAACCCGGAAGAAGGGGAACTTCGCCCGCAGCTTCTTGACAGGATTGCAATACACGTCAACGTTGAAGGGCTTCAAAACGTAGATGACAGGGTGAACATAACCCTGCTCAGGAATGAATTTGAAATGGACCCGGTCAAGTTCAACGATAAATACAGGAAGGAGAGCGAAAATCTCTGTAAAAAAATAATTAACGCCGGCAAGCTCATCGACAGCGTGGAAATATCAGAAAAAGCGCTTGGACTTATATGCCGCATATGCCAGGAGCTTTCCGTTGAAGGACACAGGCCTGACTCAATGGTCGCAAAAGCCGCAACAACTCTTGCTGCTTTCAGGGGAAGAAAAAAAGTAACCATTGCAGACATTAAAACAGCTGTTAAATACATCCTCACATTCCGTATCAAACGGGTACCATTCAAATCTGAAGAACATCACGTAACATTCCTTGACGAAGTTGTGGTGAGACTGTCTAAGGAAAAGGGGCTGGAGGTAAACTAATATGGCTATGAACAAGCAAATTAAAGCCTCCCGAGTTCTCTATCCTTTTTCTGCCATGGTCGGGCAGGAAAACATGAAGCTTGCCCTCATCCTGAATGCAATCAACCCCCAGATAGGCGGGGTACTGATAAGAGGTGAGAAAGGGACCGGGAAATCAACCCTGGTCAGAGCCCTTGCAGAAATACTGCCATCCATTGATGTAGTCGAAGGATGCGCCTTTAACTGTAATCCTCACATCTTCACTGAGCTATGCCCCAAATGCCGTACAGATGTTCTCGAGGGGAAAGGCCTCAGGATAAAAAAAACGCAGGTCAAAGTTGTTGACCTTCCACTGGGCTCTACTGAGGACAGGCTCGTAGGCTCCCTCGACATAGAGCAGGCGGTAAAATTCGGCAAAAAAGTTCTTGAACCCGGTATACTTGCAGATGCAAACCAGGGAATACTCTACGTTGACGAGATAAACCTGCTCGACGATCATGTGATAGATGTTCTGCTTGATGTAGCAGCTTCCGGAGTTAACACAGTTGAAAGGGAGGGGATATCATTTTCCCATCCATCAAGATTTATTCTCGTGGGCACCATGAATCCAGAGGAAGGGGAGTTGAGGCACCAGCTCTTAGACCGGATCGCTCTGCATGTTGAGGTTAAAGCCCTTGACTCAATAGATGACCGTGTTTCAGTGACACAGCTCCGCAACCAGTTCGAGAGTACCCCAGATGCTTTCAGGAAAAAATATTCAGTCAAAAGCAGCGATCTTAAAAAGAAAATTGTAGATTCACAGGATTTACTGAAAGAGATAGATATCCCGGACAGGACAATGATGCTTGTATGTAAAATGTGCAGAGAGCTTGACGTTGAAGGCCACAGACCTGATGTGATGATTCTTAAGACGGCTTCTACCATAGCAGCTTACGAAGGACGAAAGGAAATGACGCAGGAGGACGTGAAGAAAGCAGGCGAGCTTATACTCCCCTGCCGTATCCGTTCCCTTCCTTATGGTGAAGAATCTTCAACTGATGAGTTGATAGACCAGCTTGTTGACGAGCTCTCACAAGAGATGGAAGAATTCATGCCTCCCTCTGATAGTGACGCAGAGCTTGAATCAACTGACGAACAGGAAGAAAAAATTGAAGGGCAGATACACCGGATCGGGACCCCTGTTGAAATACCCAAGCAGATGACAAAGAAAAAGGCTGACCGCAAAATGCGTTCAGGCTCAGGAAAAAGAATAAAGTCTATTTCGTCCGGAAGAAAGGGAAGATACATTAAACACAGCATCCCCCAGGATGACATCATTGACATAGCCTTTGATGCGACAGTCCGCGCTGCTGCACCTCACCAGAGAAGCAGAAGGGAAAAGGAACCATCCAAACATGCCCTGTTAATAAAAAAAGATGACATCAGGAGAAAGATACGCCAGAGCAAGGTTTCATCCCTTATCGTTCTTCTTGTTGATGCAAGCGGGACAATGGGAGCACTTGACAGGATGGAATGCGCAAAGGGAGCAGTATTCTCGCTCCTCATGGATGCTTACCAGAGCAGGGACAAGGTAGCAATGGTTGCATTCAGAGGAAATGACGCGCAGGTAATACTTCCGCCGACTAACGGGGTCGAGCTTGCAAGGAAACTCCTCACTGACCTCCCCACAGGAGGGAAAACCCCTCTCGCGCTGGGGATGATGAAGGCATTAAACCTTATAAAAACTGAGAAGAAAAAGGATGACACAATTGTACCGCTCCTCGTTCTTCTCACAGACGGAAGAGCGAACATATCCATAGTAGCGGATGCAGACCCGATGGAGGAGATAAAAAAGTTATCAGAGATGATCGCCTCTGAAGACATATACACAGTAATGATTGACACTGAAGTGACAAAGAAAATGAGGTTCCTGAATTTCTCCTACGGATTTGCAAAGGATATCGCTGAAGCATTGGGAGCAAAATACTACCGAATAGACCAGCTCGACTACCAGAGTCTTGGCTCACTTATTACGATGGAAAAGAAGATGGCATTCGACCAGGTGGAAAGACAACCAACAGTCTCTTTAAGATAAAGGATGATGTGAAATGGCAAAAAAACAAAAACAGACCAAAACAGAAAGCAGTGCCTTTACAACCGGAAGGACTAACTTTCCCTTTGCAGCAATAGTTGGACAGGAAAAGATGAAGATGGCATTAATCCTCAATGCAATCAATCCGCAGATAGGAGGAGTGCTCATAAGGGGAGAAAGAGGGACCGCAAAGACTACCGCAGTAAGAGGACTGGCAGAGATACTCCCCGGAATAGATGTAGTTGACGGGTGCAAGTTCCGCTGTAATCCCTTTGAACCGGGAAAGATGTGTTCCTCCTGCCGTGACGAATACGACAAAAAGAAAAAACTTCCCCATGTAAAACAGAAGATGCACATAGCGGAGCT harbors:
- the bchD gene encoding magnesium chelatase ATPase subunit D, with product MAMNKQIKASRVLYPFSAMVGQENMKLALILNAINPQIGGVLIRGEKGTGKSTLVRALAEILPSIDVVEGCAFNCNPHIFTELCPKCRTDVLEGKGLRIKKTQVKVVDLPLGSTEDRLVGSLDIEQAVKFGKKVLEPGILADANQGILYVDEINLLDDHVIDVLLDVAASGVNTVEREGISFSHPSRFILVGTMNPEEGELRHQLLDRIALHVEVKALDSIDDRVSVTQLRNQFESTPDAFRKKYSVKSSDLKKKIVDSQDLLKEIDIPDRTMMLVCKMCRELDVEGHRPDVMILKTASTIAAYEGRKEMTQEDVKKAGELILPCRIRSLPYGEESSTDELIDQLVDELSQEMEEFMPPSDSDAELESTDEQEEKIEGQIHRIGTPVEIPKQMTKKKADRKMRSGSGKRIKSISSGRKGRYIKHSIPQDDIIDIAFDATVRAAAPHQRSRREKEPSKHALLIKKDDIRRKIRQSKVSSLIVLLVDASGTMGALDRMECAKGAVFSLLMDAYQSRDKVAMVAFRGNDAQVILPPTNGVELARKLLTDLPTGGKTPLALGMMKALNLIKTEKKKDDTIVPLLVLLTDGRANISIVADADPMEEIKKLSEMIASEDIYTVMIDTEVTKKMRFLNFSYGFAKDIAEALGAKYYRIDQLDYQSLGSLITMEKKMAFDQVERQPTVSLR
- a CDS encoding ATP-binding protein, with product MSEKKEKVKRTLYPFISIVGQEEMKLALELNAVNPSIGGVLIRGEKGTGKSTAVRALAEILPDVAVIKGCPFNCSPDSGASLCPYCRENLDKADGDMTKLPVEHRKMKVVDLPLGVTEDRLLGSLDIEKAIKEGKRELEPGILAEVNGGILYVDEINLLDDHVVDVLLDAATSGVNVVEREGISFSHPSKFILVGTMNPEEGELRPQLLDRIAIHVNVEGLQNVDDRVNITLLRNEFEMDPVKFNDKYRKESENLCKKIINAGKLIDSVEISEKALGLICRICQELSVEGHRPDSMVAKAATTLAAFRGRKKVTIADIKTAVKYILTFRIKRVPFKSEEHHVTFLDEVVVRLSKEKGLEVN